A part of Cydia amplana chromosome 24, ilCydAmpl1.1, whole genome shotgun sequence genomic DNA contains:
- the LOC134659355 gene encoding uncharacterized protein LOC134659355 isoform X4 gives MKATVNRATTHCCIRSAMCMWTSPGQIMMTVSSHYHPMLGCIKTENGPVFQNTMLGYVVGGSIPEQGHHCVFNPSSRTSPHRVVFDGSMRSRNGTSLNQVMLNGPVVQSELFDILILFRTYPFILTCDIQKMFRNVFINEHQRGLQNILWRESPKDPINCLQLQTVTYGLKSSTFLATRALNELANMHKDQFPLAAQAIYKNTFVDDVLTGADDVETLQELKRQIVELLELGSFSLHKWCSNHAPILSDIPVEHRQIDSVEIGQNDTVKTLGLTLEINSDKLSFSCPAVDDATILNTKRKILSFIGKMFDPLGLIGPVIVVAKLFMQELHSSMRKDWDSTIPNEKFLYWSNFLNNLKQMGQIKIDRCVNFKLVSHVELIGYADASLKAFGSCLYLRVFMTDGSVQVNLLCSKSRVSPLSKSHTIPQLELSAALLLAQLASRVSKILKDRVPHKMYLYSDSQIVLWWIKTEAVKSTIYVKNRVKQIVELTENSQWLYVRSKDNPADLLSRGVEPHKLQECDLWWHGSPSLCDVNYTHTNLEEFNYDDIMTHVDSHGASLNASSNDVEGILCHTTNVEPLDLLKNYSNLNKLQRVIGFIYRFYNNCLNKDNKITSRNLTSRELRDSMFKIVRCTQAEHFSKELVLLSKNKPVTISDQLAFLDKNGVIRAVGRLQNAENLSYDKRHPTILPKNSFITDLIIEREHLRLMHAGARLVLGSLSQRHHLVNGIREVKKVVHKCIKCIRMKAEAAKQLMGDLPKERITQSRPFQHVGIDFCGPFNVKVSRIRKPIITKGYIALFVCFAVKAIHLELVSDLTTETFLACLKRFISRRGMPTNIFCDNAKTFKGASNTLKDLYDLFSSKDCRDSVNKYCLNNYITFNWIPSYSPTFGGIWESGVKSVKHHFKRIVGNLCLTYEQLNTVIIEIEGILNSRPILSAISNDCDYITPGHFICGAALTAYPEIDLTETSVNRVPFWKMCTKLKQDFWKTWSQSYLTQLQSRPKWKYQQTNLKEGDLVIVKNMNTSPLNWPMARIVKTFPGRDGLVRVADVKINNKTFRRAITKLCPLPVM, from the exons ATGAAGGCGACGGTGAACAG GGCCACAACACATTGCTGCATCAGGAGCGCAATGTGCATGTGGACAAGCCCAGGACAAATAATGATGACAGTCAGCAGCCACTATCATCCGATGCTG GGCTGcattaaaactgaaaatggaCCGGTATTTCAGAATACCATGTTAGGATATGTTGTTGGAGGAAGTATCCCCGAGCAAG GACACCACTGCGTGTTCAATCCTTCCAGTCGAACCTCACCTCATCGTGTGGTCTTTGATGGATCAATGAGATCTAGAAATGGGACATCGCTGAATCAAGTCATGCTGAACGGACCTGTTGTACAGAGTGAGCTCTTTGATATCCTTATTTTATTCAGGACTTATCCCTTTATTTTAACTTGTGACATTCAAAAAATGTTTCGCAATGTTTTTATTAATGAACATCAACGCGGACTTCAAAACATTTTATGGCGCGAATCGCCCAAAGACCCTATCAACTGCTTGCAGCTTCAAACTGTTACATACGGTTTAAAATCGAGTACATTTTTAGCTACAAGAGCTCTAAATGAGCTAGCAAATATGCATAAGGATCAATTTCCTTTGGCCGCTCAggctatttataaaaatacatttgttGATGATGTGTTGACTGGCGCTGATGATGTAGAGACACTTCAAGAGCTGAAAAGGCAAATTGTAGAGCTTCTGGAGTTAGGTAGTTTCTCATTACATAAATGGTGCTCGAACCACGCTCCAATTTTAAGCGATATACCAGTTGAGCACAGACAAATTGATAGTGTAGAGATAGGTCAAAACGACACCGTGAAGACATTAGGTCTCACACTCGAAATAAACTCAGATAAATTGAGTTTCTCTTGTCCTGCGGTTGATGACGCAACAATACtgaatacaaaaagaaaaattcTCAGCTTTATAGGGAAAATGTTTGACCCACTTGGTTTAATTGGCCCAGTAATTGTGGTGGCCAAACTATTCATGCAAGAACTCCATAGCTCTATGCGTAAAGATTGGGACTCTACAATCCCAAATGAAAAGTTCCTATACTGgtcaaactttttaaataatttaaaacaaatgggtcaaattaaaatagatagatgtgtaaattttaaattagtatCACATGTAGAGCTAATAGGGTATGCCGATGCATCTCTTAAAGCTTTCGGGAGCTGTCTCTATCTAAGAGTTTTTATGACTGATGGCTCGGTTCAAGTGAACTTGTTGTGTTCCAAATCCCGTGTGTCCCCACTTTCTAAATCTCACACCATACCTCAATTGGAGCTTTCTGCTGCTCTACTTTTAGCGCAATTGGCAAGTAGAGTCAGTAAGATTTTAAAAGATAGAGTTCCTCATAAAATGTATCTTTATAGTGATTCCCAAATCGTATTGTGGTGGATCAAAACAGAGGCAGTAAAAAGTActatatatgtaaaaaatagagtcaaacaaatagTAGAGCTTACTGAAAACTCACAATGGCTGTATGTTAGGTCAAAAGATAATCCTGCTGACTTATTATCAAGGGGAGTCGAACCACATAAGCTGCAGGAGTGTGATTTATGGTGGCATGGTTCGCCAAGTCTTTGTGATGTAAATTATACACATACAAACTTAGAAGAATTTAATTATGACGATATCATGACACATGTAGACTCGCATGGTGCTTCATTGAATGCGTCTTCTAACGATGTAGAGGGAATTTTGTGCCATACCACAAATGTAGAGCCTctagatttattaaaaaattattCTAACTTGAATAAACTTCAAAGAGTAATAGGCTTTATTTATAGATTTTACAATAACTGCTTGAACAAAGACAACAAAATAACAAGTAGAAATTTAACTTCTAGGGAATTGCGTGACTCTATGTTTAAGATAGTACGTTGTACACAGGCAGAGCATTTTAGTAAAGAATTAGTCCTGCTCTCAAAAAATAAGCCTGTGACAATTAGTGATCAATTAGCATTTCTAGATAAAAACGGTGTAATTAGAGCCGTGGGGAGACTGCAAAATGCAGAGAACCTGTCTTATGACAAGCGGCATCCGACTATACTTCCAAAAAACTCCTTTATTACCGATCTCATTATAGAACGAGAGCACTTAAGACTTATGCATGCAGGCGCTAGGCTAGTATTAGGCTCTCTATCACAGAGACATCATCTGGTGAATGGTATACGAGAGGTAAAAAAGGTGGTgcataaatgtataaaatgtatacgTATGAAAGCTGAAGCAGCAAAGCAGTTGATGGGAGATCTTCCTAAAGAAAGAATCACTCAGAGCAGGCCCTTTCAGCATGTAGGAATTGATTTCTGCGGTCCGTTTAACGTAAAGGTCTCTCGCATTAGAAAACCTATTATTACAAAAGGCTACATCGCGCTTTTTGTTTGCTTTGCTGTAAAAGCGATACACTTAGAACTTGTTTCTGATCTCACGACTGAAACTTTCTTAGCATGTCTTAAACGATTTATTTCTCGGCGTGGCATGCCCACAAACATATTTTGTGACAATGCAAAAACCTTCAAAGGTGCTTCTAATACATTAAAAGACTTGTATGACCTATTTTCCTCCAAAGATTGTAGAGACTCTGtcaacaaatattgcttaaataactatataacatttaattggataCCGAGTTATTCTCCAACGTTTGGAGGAATTTGGGAAAGTGGCGTTAAAAGTGTAAAACACCACTTTAAAAGAATAGTAGGCAATCTATGTTTGACCTACGAACAACTAAACACTGTAATCATAGAGATTGAAGGCATTTTGAACAGTAGACCTATACTATCTGCTATTTCTAATGATTGTGATTATATAACTCCTGGACACTTCATTTGTGGCGCAGCCTTGACTGCTTATCCTGAAATAGATCTCACTGAAACCTCAGTAAATCGGGTTCCATTTTGGAAAATGTGCACTAAGCTTAAGCAAGACTTTTGGAAAACTTGGTCTCAAAGTTATTTGACCCAGCTACAAAGCCGCCCCAAATGGAAATACCAGCAAACTAATTTAAAGGAAGGTGATTTGGTAATTGTAAAGAATATGAACACCTCTCCATTAAATTGGCCAATGGCTCGTATAGTAAAAACGTTCCCTGGTAGGGACGGATTAGTAAGGGTAGCTGATGTTAAGATTAATAATAAGACATTTCGTAGAGCCATAACTAAATTATGTCCTTTACCTGTAATGTAG
- the LOC134659355 gene encoding uncharacterized protein LOC134659355 isoform X3, translating to MKATVNRATTHCCIRSAMCMWTSPGQIMMTVSSHYHPMLGCIKTENGPVFQNTMLGYVVGGSIPEQGTTCNIVTNLINISDGEKLENVMEQFWLSEKLPEVEKSTNDEFIQAEKIFQDSVSLKDNIFYVDMPLAFPMEELGLGDSFSVAYNRFIMLEKRLQKDPLLFEQYKKFIDLYLELGHAKIVDIEGYDLNGPVFFLGHHCVFNPSSRTSPHRVVFDGSMRSRNGTSLNQVMLNGPVVQSELFDILILFRTYPFILTCDIQKMFRNVFINEHQRGLQNILWRESPKDPINCLQLQTVTYGLKSSTFLATRALNELANMHKDQFPLAAQAIYKNTFVDDVLTGADDVETLQELKRQIVELLELGSFSLHKWCSNHAPILSDIPVEHRQIDSVEIGQNDTVKTLGLTLEINSDKLSFSCPAVDDATILNTKRKILSFIGKMFDPLGLIGPVIVVAKLFMQELHSSMRKDWDSTIPNEKFLYWSNFLNNLKQMGQIKIDRCVNFKLVSHVELIGYADASLKAFGSCLYLRVFMTDGSVQVNLLCSKSRVSPLSKSHTIPQLELSAALLLAQLASRVSKILKDRVPHKMYLYSDSQIVLWWIKTEAVKSTIYVKNRVKQIVELTENSQWLYVRSKDNPADLLSRGVEPHKLQECDLWWHGSPSLCDVNYTHTNLEEFNYDDIMTHVDSHGASLNASSNDVEGILCHTTNVEPLDLLKNYSNLNKLQRVIGFIYRFYNNCLNKDNKITSRNLTSRELRDSMFKIVRCTQAEHFSKELVLLSKNKPVTISDQLAFLDKNGVIRAVGRLQNAENLSYDKRHPTILPKNSFITDLIIEREHLRLMHAGARLVLGSLSQRHHLVNGIREVKKVVHKCIKCIRMKAEAAKQLMGDLPKERITQSRPFQHVGIDFCGPFNVKVSRIRKPIITKGYIALFVCFAVKAIHLELVSDLTTETFLACLKRFISRRGMPTNIFCDNAKTFKGASNTLKDLYDLFSSKDCRDSVNKYCLNNYITFNWIPSYSPTFGGIWESGVKSVKHHFKRIVGNLCLTYEQLNTVIIEIEGILNSRPILSAISNDCDYITPGHFICGAALTAYPEIDLTETSVNRVPFWKMCTKLKQDFWKTWSQSYLTQLQSRPKWKYQQTNLKEGDLVIVKNMNTSPLNWPMARIVKTFPGRDGLVRVADVKINNKTFRRAITKLCPLPVM from the exons ATGAAGGCGACGGTGAACAG GGCCACAACACATTGCTGCATCAGGAGCGCAATGTGCATGTGGACAAGCCCAGGACAAATAATGATGACAGTCAGCAGCCACTATCATCCGATGCTG GGCTGcattaaaactgaaaatggaCCGGTATTTCAGAATACCATGTTAGGATATGTTGTTGGAGGAAGTATCCCCGAGCAAGGTACTACATGTAATATTgtaacaaatttaattaatatatctgatggtgaaaAATTGGAAAATGTAATGGAGCAATTTTGGCTCTCTGAAAAGCTTCCTGAAGTGGAAAAATCTACAAATGATGAGTTtattcaagctgaaaaaatatttcaggACTCTGTATCACTAAAAGacaatatattttatgttgatATGCCATTAGCTTTCCCCATGGAAGAGTTAGGCCTAGGTGACTCATTTTCTGTTGCCTATAATAGATTCATAATGTTAGAAAAAAGGTTACAAAAAGATCCTTTGTTAtttgaacaatataaaaaatttaTTGACCTATATCTGGAATTAGGACATGCAAAGATAGTTGATATTGAGGGTTATGATTTAAATGGTCCTGTGTTTTTTCTAGGACACCACTGCGTGTTCAATCCTTCCAGTCGAACCTCACCTCATCGTGTGGTCTTTGATGGATCAATGAGATCTAGAAATGGGACATCGCTGAATCAAGTCATGCTGAACGGACCTGTTGTACAGAGTGAGCTCTTTGATATCCTTATTTTATTCAGGACTTATCCCTTTATTTTAACTTGTGACATTCAAAAAATGTTTCGCAATGTTTTTATTAATGAACATCAACGCGGACTTCAAAACATTTTATGGCGCGAATCGCCCAAAGACCCTATCAACTGCTTGCAGCTTCAAACTGTTACATACGGTTTAAAATCGAGTACATTTTTAGCTACAAGAGCTCTAAATGAGCTAGCAAATATGCATAAGGATCAATTTCCTTTGGCCGCTCAggctatttataaaaatacatttgttGATGATGTGTTGACTGGCGCTGATGATGTAGAGACACTTCAAGAGCTGAAAAGGCAAATTGTAGAGCTTCTGGAGTTAGGTAGTTTCTCATTACATAAATGGTGCTCGAACCACGCTCCAATTTTAAGCGATATACCAGTTGAGCACAGACAAATTGATAGTGTAGAGATAGGTCAAAACGACACCGTGAAGACATTAGGTCTCACACTCGAAATAAACTCAGATAAATTGAGTTTCTCTTGTCCTGCGGTTGATGACGCAACAATACtgaatacaaaaagaaaaattcTCAGCTTTATAGGGAAAATGTTTGACCCACTTGGTTTAATTGGCCCAGTAATTGTGGTGGCCAAACTATTCATGCAAGAACTCCATAGCTCTATGCGTAAAGATTGGGACTCTACAATCCCAAATGAAAAGTTCCTATACTGgtcaaactttttaaataatttaaaacaaatgggtcaaattaaaatagatagatgtgtaaattttaaattagtatCACATGTAGAGCTAATAGGGTATGCCGATGCATCTCTTAAAGCTTTCGGGAGCTGTCTCTATCTAAGAGTTTTTATGACTGATGGCTCGGTTCAAGTGAACTTGTTGTGTTCCAAATCCCGTGTGTCCCCACTTTCTAAATCTCACACCATACCTCAATTGGAGCTTTCTGCTGCTCTACTTTTAGCGCAATTGGCAAGTAGAGTCAGTAAGATTTTAAAAGATAGAGTTCCTCATAAAATGTATCTTTATAGTGATTCCCAAATCGTATTGTGGTGGATCAAAACAGAGGCAGTAAAAAGTActatatatgtaaaaaatagagtcaaacaaatagTAGAGCTTACTGAAAACTCACAATGGCTGTATGTTAGGTCAAAAGATAATCCTGCTGACTTATTATCAAGGGGAGTCGAACCACATAAGCTGCAGGAGTGTGATTTATGGTGGCATGGTTCGCCAAGTCTTTGTGATGTAAATTATACACATACAAACTTAGAAGAATTTAATTATGACGATATCATGACACATGTAGACTCGCATGGTGCTTCATTGAATGCGTCTTCTAACGATGTAGAGGGAATTTTGTGCCATACCACAAATGTAGAGCCTctagatttattaaaaaattattCTAACTTGAATAAACTTCAAAGAGTAATAGGCTTTATTTATAGATTTTACAATAACTGCTTGAACAAAGACAACAAAATAACAAGTAGAAATTTAACTTCTAGGGAATTGCGTGACTCTATGTTTAAGATAGTACGTTGTACACAGGCAGAGCATTTTAGTAAAGAATTAGTCCTGCTCTCAAAAAATAAGCCTGTGACAATTAGTGATCAATTAGCATTTCTAGATAAAAACGGTGTAATTAGAGCCGTGGGGAGACTGCAAAATGCAGAGAACCTGTCTTATGACAAGCGGCATCCGACTATACTTCCAAAAAACTCCTTTATTACCGATCTCATTATAGAACGAGAGCACTTAAGACTTATGCATGCAGGCGCTAGGCTAGTATTAGGCTCTCTATCACAGAGACATCATCTGGTGAATGGTATACGAGAGGTAAAAAAGGTGGTgcataaatgtataaaatgtatacgTATGAAAGCTGAAGCAGCAAAGCAGTTGATGGGAGATCTTCCTAAAGAAAGAATCACTCAGAGCAGGCCCTTTCAGCATGTAGGAATTGATTTCTGCGGTCCGTTTAACGTAAAGGTCTCTCGCATTAGAAAACCTATTATTACAAAAGGCTACATCGCGCTTTTTGTTTGCTTTGCTGTAAAAGCGATACACTTAGAACTTGTTTCTGATCTCACGACTGAAACTTTCTTAGCATGTCTTAAACGATTTATTTCTCGGCGTGGCATGCCCACAAACATATTTTGTGACAATGCAAAAACCTTCAAAGGTGCTTCTAATACATTAAAAGACTTGTATGACCTATTTTCCTCCAAAGATTGTAGAGACTCTGtcaacaaatattgcttaaataactatataacatttaattggataCCGAGTTATTCTCCAACGTTTGGAGGAATTTGGGAAAGTGGCGTTAAAAGTGTAAAACACCACTTTAAAAGAATAGTAGGCAATCTATGTTTGACCTACGAACAACTAAACACTGTAATCATAGAGATTGAAGGCATTTTGAACAGTAGACCTATACTATCTGCTATTTCTAATGATTGTGATTATATAACTCCTGGACACTTCATTTGTGGCGCAGCCTTGACTGCTTATCCTGAAATAGATCTCACTGAAACCTCAGTAAATCGGGTTCCATTTTGGAAAATGTGCACTAAGCTTAAGCAAGACTTTTGGAAAACTTGGTCTCAAAGTTATTTGACCCAGCTACAAAGCCGCCCCAAATGGAAATACCAGCAAACTAATTTAAAGGAAGGTGATTTGGTAATTGTAAAGAATATGAACACCTCTCCATTAAATTGGCCAATGGCTCGTATAGTAAAAACGTTCCCTGGTAGGGACGGATTAGTAAGGGTAGCTGATGTTAAGATTAATAATAAGACATTTCGTAGAGCCATAACTAAATTATGTCCTTTACCTGTAATGTAG